The Bacteroidales bacterium genome has a window encoding:
- a CDS encoding response regulator: MTNDLHTYRALIIDDEAHMRDTLGKFLKRYCPEVMLVGEASGVKRGIKAILEIHPDLILLDINMDDGTGFDLLHAFKDIDFRVIFISAFDKNSILAFNLSGLVYLAKPISPTELSEAIKRVMLTDMKDFAIQLEALEGNLRKVDN; encoded by the coding sequence ATGACAAATGACCTCCATACTTATCGTGCGTTGATTATCGACGACGAAGCCCACATGCGTGATACCCTGGGTAAATTCCTGAAAAGGTACTGCCCGGAAGTCATGCTTGTGGGCGAAGCGTCAGGAGTAAAAAGAGGGATAAAGGCTATCCTGGAAATCCATCCGGACCTTATTCTCCTGGACATAAATATGGATGACGGAACTGGCTTCGATTTGCTGCATGCTTTTAAAGACATAGATTTCAGGGTGATTTTCATATCTGCTTTTGATAAAAACTCAATCCTGGCATTTAATCTGAGTGGACTGGTGTATTTAGCCAAGCCCATCAGCCCGACAGAACTTTCTGAAGCGATAAAACGCGTGATGCTGACGGATATGAAAGATTTTGCAATACAACTGGAAGCCTTGGAGGGGAATTTAAGGAAAGTTGACAATTGA